The proteins below are encoded in one region of Rhododendron vialii isolate Sample 1 chromosome 7a, ASM3025357v1:
- the LOC131334207 gene encoding fasciclin-like arabinogalactan protein 21, producing the protein MAIFHLHHYQGRGLYFFKLLAISLPLFCLLAWASSTPTTTPSQPPTTPPPSASQSLKTSGYSVFAALITATANTSSWNGTGTVLAPPDFAFSSAAAKLNDNRRRPSASLLLHHTLQEPLTWHALSAHATGHQLPTWRPNRCVFLSKGSNANLGISISPRQHSSPIAAVKIKRPDLYVDDHLTVHGVDDVLDPTSLSACSFPDPTARVESQIDRSFLDHAVRALKRRGFGVVATAMAIRRSILLRQKEITVFAPSDASLFSYSDGFRFDFLRHVVPERRRFADIASVEGTAIETLSPNKSVVFRSRNGYVTVNGVAIRSLEVYRNRWIVVFPVSRSVDDEEDDVSDTGRDVADSGVGDEISGRSHSPAAEEEEGTSGWRFSREVSPATWNGGVSTLALAVEGEEGLVCPLASRSLRESRMETGVYVERSSPSISYDEFSVKLVESGPSHGFNRGL; encoded by the coding sequence atggcaATCTTTCATCTCCACCATTATCAAGGACGAGGCCTTTACTTCTTCAAGCTCTTGGcaatctctctccccctcttctGCCTCCTCGCCTGGGCTTCttccacccccaccaccactccttCGCAGCCTCCTACTACTCCTCCCCCTTCCGCCTCCCAATCCCTCAAGACCAGCGGCTACTCCGTCTTCGCCGCCCTCATCACCGCCACCGCCAACACCTCCTCCTGGAACGGCACCGGCACTGTCCTCGCCCCGCCCGACTTCGCCTTCTCCTCCGCCGCCGCAAAACTCAACGACAACCGCCGCCGCCCCTCCGcctccctcctcctccaccacaccCTTCAAGAACCCCTCACGTGGCACGCCCTCTCCGCACATGCCACCGGCCACCAGCTCCCCACGTGGCGCCCCAACCGTTGCGTCTTCCTCTCCAAGGGCTCCAACGCCAATCTCGGGATTTCCATTTCTCCACGTCAGCACTCGTCTCCCATTGCCGCCGTAAAAATCAAGCGGCCTGATCTTTACGTGGACGATCATCTCACCGTCCACGGCGTCGACGACGTATTGGACCCCACTTCTTTGTCCGCTTGCTCGTTTCCTGATCCAACGGCCCGCGTTGAGTCTCAGATCGATCGGTCGTTTCTTGATCACGCGGTAAGGGCATTGAAAAGGAGGGGATTCGGTGTGGTCGCGACGGCAATGGCGATCAGGCGTTCGATTCTGCTTCGTCAGAAGGAAATCACCGTTTTCGCTCCGTCGGACGCGAGTCTCTTCTCATACTCCGACGGATTCCGCTTCGATTTCCTTCGCCACGTCGTGCCGGAACGACGTCGTTTCGCCGACATCGCGAGCGTCGAAGGAACGGCCATCGAGACGCTGTCTCCGAACAAGTCGGTTGTTTTCCGATCTCGAAACGGCTATGTCACCGTCAACGGCGTCGCGATTCGGAGTTTGGAGGTTTATCGTAACCGGTGGATCGTCGTGTTCCCTGTTTCGCGTAGCGTAGACGACGAAGAAGACGACGTGTCGGATACCGGTCGTGACGTGGCGGATTCCGGCGTCGGAGATGAAATTTCAGGACGATCCCATTCGCcggcggcggaggaggaagAAGGTACAAGCGGTTGGAGGTTCTCGCGCGAGGTTTCTCCGGCGACATGGAACGGCGGCGTATCGACTCTCGCTCTAGCAGTTGAAGGTGAAGAAGGTCTTGTCTGTCCGTTAGCGTCGCGGAGCCTGCGAGAATCGAGGATGGAGACAGGTGTCTACGTGGAGAGATCTTCGCCATCGATATCATACGATGAATTTTCTGTGAAGTTGGTTGAATCTGGACCGTCGCATGGGTTCAACAGGGGATTGTGA